A part of Onthophagus taurus isolate NC chromosome 7, IU_Otau_3.0, whole genome shotgun sequence genomic DNA contains:
- the LOC111418835 gene encoding PX domain-containing protein kinase-like protein, with protein sequence MAIFEKRTANKVLIDDTESLSCVIENWFNTNGHTEFVIRVQRGPFSDKTWRVQKRYNDFVKLHSALQTSGIHLPLPPKKIVGNMDPKFIAERQQALQKYLNIIVMNPILVSSLPARSFIDPANYCQPFREIALQHVSLALRGEVGWEVVSPLTEIGWRLRKHYYHVRCKNIQSKEELWAGWIDYGPDKHLDDKDMHAIFKSISQIQHPYIYPIEMCLCTDVGALVIRTSHKNGSLRDVLYGVKPKQSFMKKYGNPKGHKPLEISQIALYGRQILEALKFLNEKGLPYGHLHTGNIIIDNDRVKLLDIENGIIGVPSFYRPYFMQHKKIHSLQAIDVYCFGHTLYEMTFGSPLHESVVEHLPGECNPILRSVLESILSPEACKSGIPTIDDLLKHAFFANIKPTMMLSSDKIHLKIPTSTKEQIKKIIIMVEDRLKDEQKMVRSQKRLVKVQEMMSSEEEKKKQRSKMKQEHKLAKEKMRQKTIEENEKVNGASGSGSDRAESVNSTSTNTSIGTSTPPSVSGVTSASAPLPPPPPPPPNGISTLPVVTTNGNSQPDDRSALLTSICGFNKSSLRKTKVK encoded by the exons ATGGCGATATTCGAGAAACGAACCGCGAATAAGGTACTGATAGATGATACCGAAAGTCTTTCCTGCGTAATTGAAAATTGGTTTAACACCAATGGTCACACg gAGTTTGTAATTAGGGTACAAAGGGGCCCATTTTCTGATAAAACTTGGCGCGTCCAAAAACGTTACAATGACTTTGTTAAATTGCATTCAGCACTTCAAACATCCGGTATTCATTTACCGTTACCACCTAAGAAAATTGTCGGAAACATGGACCCGAAATTTATTGCAGAAAGACAACAAGCTTTACAAAAGTACCTAAATATTATAGTCATGAACCCAATACTTGTATCATCGTTACCAGCTCGATCTTTTATTGATCCTGCTAATTATTGTCAACCTTTTAGAG aaaTTGCATTACAACATGTTTCGCTTGCATTAAGAGGCGAGGTCGGTTGGGAAGTTGTCTCACCATTAACAGAAATTGGTTGGCGCCTTCGTAAACATTATTATCATGTAcgatgtaaaaatatacaatctaAGGAGGAATTATGGGCTGGTTGGATTGATTATGGTCCTGATAAACACTTAGATGATAAAGATATGCATGCcatatttaaaagtattaGTCAAATACAA catCCATATATTTATCCAATAGAAATGTGCCTGTGTACAGATGTGGGGGCTTTAGTAATCCGAACTAGTCATAAAAATGGATCATTAAGAGACGTTTTATATGGTGTTAAACCAAAACAgtcatttatgaaaaaatatggtAACCCAAAAGGGCATAAACCGTTAGAAATATCGCAAATCGCCTTGTATGGGCGTCAAATACTTGaagcattaaaatttttaaatgaaaaaggtTTACCTTACGGCCACTTACACACCGGTAACATAATAATTGATAACGATCGCGTTAAATTGCTTGATATTGAAAATGGGATTATCGGTGTACCAAGTTTTTATCGCCCTTATTTTAtgcaacacaaaaaaattcattcgTTACAAGCGATTGACGTTTATTGTTTTGGACATACTTTGTATGAAATGACTTTCGGATCCCCGCTACATGAAAGCGTTGTTGAACATCTTCCGGGAGAGTGTAATCCAATTTTAAGATCAGTTCTCGAATCAATTTTATCGCCAGAAGCTTGCAAATCGGGAATTCCAACTATTGATGATCTTCTAAAACACGCTTTTTTTGCTAATATCAAACCCACAATGATGTTATCAAGTGATAAAATACACTTGAAAATACCAACTTCGACAAAAGAACAAATCAAAAAGATTATTATCATGGTTGAAGATCGATTGAAGGATGAACAAAAAATGGTTCGTAGTCAGAAACGATTGGTTAAAGTTCAAGAAATGATGAGTTCtgaagaagaaaagaagaaacaaagatcaaaaatg aAACAAGAGCATAAATTAGCAAAAGAGAAAATGAGACAAAAAACTATTGAGGAAAACGAAAAAGTAAATGGGGCGTCTGGTTCAGGTAGTGATAGAGCTGAAAGTGTTAATAGTACGAGTACAAATACTTCAATTGGGACTTCAACACCACCATCAGTATcag GTGTTACATCCGCTTCAGCACCTTTGCCTCCGCCCCCTCCACCGCCTCCGAATGGTATTTCAACACTTCCGGTTGTTACAACAAATGGAAATTCGCAACCTGATGATAGATCAGCACTTTTAACGTCTATTTGTGGTTTCAATAAGTCATCGTTACGTAAAACCAAAGTGAAATAA